Proteins from a single region of Mucilaginibacter daejeonensis:
- a CDS encoding glycoside hydrolase family 2 TIM barrel-domain containing protein, with product MKIFSMLLALVAGAFFTLNCHAQGPVPVKVKATKDGFELLRNGKPYFIKGAGGTNYTDRLARYGGNSIRTWDTRNGTEVLDKAQSLGLTVTMGLNVARERHGFNYDDTAAVHAQLERLRKEVIKYRNHPALLIWGIGNELNLDYKNPNVWNAVNDIAKMIHAEDPNHPATTMLAGVNKREIDLIKERCPQLDLLSVQVYGGLASVPQQLARAGWQGPYIVTEWGPTGHWEGPQTAWKASVEETSSQKAAVYKSRYEASIQKDKHCLGSYVFLWGQKQERTPTWYGLFTEAGEENEVVDLMQYLWTGKYPADRAPHLAEALLNGKSATDNIYLEPGSSYPIELKVNDADNDQLTTRWELLPESTDLKQGGDRESRPAPIAGLIKAERYDKATLKTPEKEGAYRLFMYVSDGHNKVATANIPFYVNASR from the coding sequence ATGAAGATCTTTTCCATGTTGTTAGCCTTGGTAGCAGGGGCGTTTTTTACCTTGAATTGCCATGCACAGGGTCCGGTGCCCGTGAAAGTCAAAGCCACTAAAGATGGTTTTGAACTGTTGCGCAACGGCAAACCCTATTTCATCAAAGGCGCTGGCGGTACCAATTATACCGACCGCCTGGCCCGATACGGCGGCAACTCGATCCGCACCTGGGATACCCGCAACGGCACCGAGGTGCTCGACAAAGCACAAAGCCTTGGCCTTACCGTTACCATGGGGCTCAATGTGGCCCGCGAAAGGCACGGCTTTAACTATGATGATACCGCCGCAGTGCATGCTCAACTGGAGCGTTTACGTAAGGAGGTGATCAAGTATCGTAACCATCCGGCGCTGCTGATCTGGGGCATAGGCAATGAGCTGAACCTTGACTACAAGAATCCCAATGTTTGGAACGCGGTGAACGATATCGCCAAAATGATCCATGCCGAGGACCCCAACCACCCGGCTACCACGATGCTGGCGGGCGTGAACAAACGCGAGATAGACCTGATCAAAGAACGTTGTCCGCAGCTCGACCTGCTTTCGGTGCAGGTTTACGGCGGATTGGCCAGTGTACCGCAGCAATTGGCCCGTGCCGGATGGCAAGGCCCTTACATAGTGACCGAATGGGGGCCTACCGGCCATTGGGAAGGCCCGCAAACGGCATGGAAGGCATCGGTAGAAGAGACCAGCAGCCAAAAAGCCGCCGTTTATAAAAGTCGTTATGAGGCATCCATTCAAAAGGATAAGCATTGCCTGGGTTCATACGTGTTCTTATGGGGGCAAAAGCAGGAACGCACACCGACGTGGTACGGCTTATTTACCGAGGCCGGTGAAGAGAACGAAGTGGTGGATTTGATGCAGTATCTATGGACAGGTAAATATCCGGCTGATCGTGCGCCGCACCTGGCCGAAGCTTTGTTGAATGGAAAAAGCGCTACCGATAACATCTATCTCGAACCCGGGTCAAGTTACCCTATCGAACTCAAAGTGAACGACGCGGACAATGATCAACTTACCACCCGGTGGGAGTTACTTCCCGAAAGTACTGACCTGAAACAGGGCGGCGACCGTGAATCGCGCCCGGCACCAATTGCGGGGCTGATCAAAGCGGAACGGTATGACAAAGCGACCTTGAAAACACCCGAAAAAGAAGGGGCATATCGGCTTTTTATGTATGTAAGTGATGGGCACAACAAAGTGGCTACCGCTAACATACCTTTCTACGTGAATGCCAGCAGATAA
- a CDS encoding response regulator transcription factor, which produces MAQILLVEDEDKVSSFIKKGLNEHHYHVDVARDGVAGLSEVLQKKYDLIILDVMLPLINGIDLCKQIRQKQTQVPILMLSALGTIDDKVNGLQAGADDYLLKPFHFNELLARIEALLRRRNIAESVDHTLSFADLKLDTWDKTAERAGKKISLTAKEYVLLELFMRNPNKLLSREYIMEKVWGLNFDTGTNMVDVYVNYLRNKVQKGFDTKLIHTVIGMGYIMKEQR; this is translated from the coding sequence ATGGCACAAATACTGTTAGTAGAGGACGAGGACAAAGTATCGTCATTCATCAAAAAAGGGCTGAATGAGCATCACTATCATGTTGATGTGGCGCGCGATGGTGTGGCAGGCCTGTCAGAAGTGCTTCAAAAAAAGTATGACCTCATTATACTGGATGTGATGCTGCCCCTCATTAACGGGATCGACCTTTGTAAGCAGATCAGGCAAAAGCAAACGCAGGTACCTATTTTGATGCTGAGCGCCCTGGGTACCATTGATGACAAGGTGAACGGCTTACAAGCCGGTGCTGATGATTATTTGTTGAAGCCTTTCCACTTTAACGAACTGTTGGCCCGTATAGAGGCATTGTTGCGCAGGCGTAACATTGCCGAATCAGTAGACCATACCCTCAGCTTTGCCGATCTTAAGCTGGATACCTGGGACAAGACGGCCGAACGGGCCGGGAAAAAGATATCGTTAACGGCTAAAGAATACGTGCTGCTTGAGCTATTCATGCGCAACCCTAACAAGCTACTTTCGCGTGAGTACATCATGGAGAAAGTATGGGGGCTTAACTTTGATACCGGTACCAACATGGTTGATGTATATGTGAACTACCTGCGCAACAAGGTGCAAAAGGGGTTCGATACCAAGCTGATCCATACCGTGATCGGCATGGGCTATATCATGAAAGAGCAACGTTAA
- a CDS encoding HAMP domain-containing sensor histidine kinase, with protein sequence MKIKTRLSLYFTLISCGALLLVLLGVYFAVFAYSKTDFINRLNDRVNVASKLYLKADEIGEDSLLQIQQQYLEKLPDEVIRVYDESNTSAFNTRNRIDWTKDIIEQVRKDGSIMYQEGSRQVIGKYYRDNQGNFVILASAVDENFSKRIIQLGKIATAFFVVFSVCLFFAGQWLAKNTLRPIERIIGQMRQIRSSNLHLRIKENKNKDEIDELISNFNNLLERLENAFEMQRSFVSNASHELRTPVTSIMGEADVALEKPRNMDEYERVLRSVSADAMHLQETITSLMELAQVDFNYTQAVLTPVRMDELVWELQEYWMNKKDAGKLDIILADMPEDENALVIQGNKPLLNIAINNIVHNAFKFSGNAPVQLHFEVLEHNIVMTITDKGPGIQANDVDKIFRSFYRADNTRDVPGSGIGLYIAGKIIQLCNGTIKVESDGVSGSSFVLNFAK encoded by the coding sequence ATGAAGATCAAGACCCGCCTCTCGCTATACTTTACCCTGATCAGTTGCGGCGCGTTGTTGCTAGTGCTACTGGGTGTATATTTTGCGGTGTTCGCATACTCTAAGACCGACTTCATTAACAGGCTTAACGACCGCGTGAACGTGGCCTCCAAACTGTACCTCAAAGCCGATGAGATAGGAGAGGACTCGCTACTGCAGATACAGCAACAATATCTGGAAAAACTACCCGATGAGGTGATCCGGGTGTACGACGAGTCGAACACCTCGGCCTTTAATACCCGCAACCGGATCGATTGGACCAAGGACATCATTGAACAGGTGCGTAAGGATGGCTCCATAATGTACCAGGAAGGGTCGAGGCAGGTGATCGGTAAGTATTATCGCGACAACCAGGGCAACTTTGTGATCCTGGCCTCGGCCGTTGATGAGAATTTTAGTAAGCGGATCATTCAACTGGGCAAGATCGCTACGGCGTTCTTTGTGGTATTCAGCGTGTGCTTGTTCTTTGCGGGCCAATGGCTGGCCAAAAATACGTTGAGGCCCATTGAACGCATCATTGGGCAAATGCGGCAGATCCGGTCAAGTAACCTGCATTTACGCATCAAGGAGAATAAGAATAAGGATGAGATAGATGAGCTCATTAGTAACTTTAATAATCTTTTAGAACGGTTGGAGAATGCCTTCGAGATGCAGCGCAGCTTTGTGTCCAACGCGTCGCACGAGTTGCGCACTCCCGTGACCAGCATTATGGGCGAGGCTGATGTGGCACTCGAAAAGCCTCGTAACATGGATGAATACGAACGGGTGCTAAGATCTGTATCGGCCGATGCCATGCATTTACAGGAGACCATCACCAGTTTAATGGAGCTGGCCCAGGTAGACTTCAATTACACCCAGGCCGTGCTCACTCCGGTGCGCATGGACGAACTGGTGTGGGAGCTGCAAGAGTATTGGATGAACAAAAAGGATGCAGGCAAGCTCGACATCATTTTGGCCGATATGCCTGAGGACGAGAATGCGCTGGTGATACAAGGAAACAAGCCCCTGCTTAACATCGCCATCAATAATATTGTCCATAATGCCTTCAAATTTTCGGGTAATGCGCCGGTGCAACTGCATTTTGAGGTATTGGAACACAACATCGTGATGACCATTACCGACAAAGGCCCCGGCATCCAAGCTAATGATGTGGATAAGATATTCCGCTCGTTCTATCGTGCCGATAACACGCGCGACGTTCCGGGTAGCGGTATCGGCCTGTACATTGCCGGTAAGATCATACAGCTGTGTAACGGTACCATTAAGGTGGAGTCTGATGGCGTGTCGGGCAGTTCCTTTGTGCTTAACTTTGCTAAATGA
- a CDS encoding tagaturonate epimerase family protein codes for MILEKFSFGMGDRFAHQGEAQLAAVARAKQQGVDITPVWNKSNREHKTVKTEPAELRAEADAAVKALGWTGPYRVDADHITLATVDGFIASSDFFTLDVADFIGKPAPDAEIEAFIQRRQQFVGSLSIPGIEEKFEITEEKLRDIAGKFLLAAIEAGKLYKHIADAKGEDNFIAEVSMDEVNDPQTPVELFFILSALADNGIKAQTIAPKFTGRFNKGVDYVGDLAQFTKEFEEDILVIRGAIKEFGLPANLKLSVHSGSDKFSLYAPISKLIKKHDTGIHLKTAGTTWLEEMIGLAEAGNEALELAKEIYLDALGRFDELCVPYATVIDVKKDLLPTAEEVQGWSGEKFANSLRHDQKHPDLNPNFRQMLHVAYKVAGEKGDRYYAALKKYKDVVAANVTLNLYERHIVPLFLS; via the coding sequence ATGATCTTAGAAAAATTTTCGTTCGGCATGGGCGATCGTTTCGCGCATCAGGGCGAAGCACAGCTTGCCGCAGTTGCCAGGGCCAAACAACAAGGTGTTGACATCACTCCTGTATGGAACAAATCAAATCGCGAACACAAGACCGTAAAGACCGAACCTGCTGAGTTACGCGCCGAAGCTGATGCCGCCGTAAAAGCGCTGGGTTGGACAGGCCCGTACCGTGTTGACGCCGATCATATCACGCTGGCCACAGTTGATGGCTTTATTGCAAGTTCTGACTTTTTCACCCTCGATGTGGCCGATTTTATTGGCAAGCCCGCTCCCGATGCCGAGATAGAGGCGTTCATCCAGCGTCGCCAACAATTCGTGGGCAGCTTATCGATACCGGGCATCGAAGAAAAATTCGAGATTACTGAAGAAAAACTGCGCGACATTGCCGGCAAATTTTTGCTGGCTGCGATCGAGGCGGGTAAATTATATAAACATATTGCCGATGCTAAAGGTGAAGACAACTTCATTGCCGAGGTATCAATGGACGAGGTGAACGACCCGCAAACACCTGTTGAGCTATTCTTCATCTTAAGCGCCCTGGCCGATAATGGCATCAAGGCGCAGACCATCGCCCCGAAATTCACCGGCCGTTTCAATAAAGGTGTTGATTATGTGGGTGATCTAGCGCAGTTCACTAAGGAGTTCGAGGAAGATATACTGGTGATCAGGGGGGCGATCAAGGAGTTCGGCTTACCGGCTAACCTGAAACTGAGCGTACACTCCGGTAGCGATAAGTTCTCGCTGTATGCCCCTATCAGCAAGCTGATCAAAAAGCATGATACCGGCATTCATCTTAAAACGGCAGGCACCACTTGGTTAGAAGAAATGATCGGTTTGGCAGAGGCGGGCAATGAAGCATTGGAATTGGCCAAAGAGATATACCTGGACGCCCTGGGCCGCTTCGACGAATTATGCGTGCCTTACGCCACCGTGATCGATGTAAAAAAAGATCTGCTGCCTACAGCCGAAGAGGTACAAGGCTGGAGCGGCGAAAAATTTGCCAACAGCCTGCGCCATGATCAAAAGCACCCCGACCTGAACCCTAACTTCAGGCAGATGCTGCACGTGGCCTACAAAGTGGCCGGCGAAAAAGGCGACCGCTATTACGCTGCCTTAAAGAAATACAAAGATGTGGTAGCGGCCAATGTTACCCTGAACCTTTACGAGCGCCACATCGTGCCATTGTTCTTGAGCTAA
- a CDS encoding S41 family peptidase: MSVKNVYRKAGMVTGLALLAIGVVSFKDDLFQISKNLDVFASVYKEVNLNYVDDINSAKMVKTGVDAMLNGLDPYTEFVPESEIEDYKLHYISTQYGGIGTSIFSRNGKVYVSEVFEGYPAQKADVRAGDQIVKINDIELTSRNSEQVSQLLKGSKGAGIKLVLKRGEVTMEKSLVRDEIKQPNVSYAGMVDGNMGYIKLDKFLENSADEVTNALASIKKNNPSGIILDLRSNGGGILQEAVKIVNLFVPKDMEVVSQKGKIKEKNFTYRTVSNAMEPDLPLVVLVNGRSASASEIVAGALQDLDRAVVIGQRSYGKGLVQQTFSLPYSSLVKITIAKYFIPSGRCVQALDYAHRKDDGSVVKIADSSLHEFKTRAGRSVYDGSGVYPDLTIKQERFADVTQTLVGKYLIFDFANNYRNTHTKISAPRSFTLNDEDYAEFVKYLSSKNYSYSTASEKILTALKTEASKDKQYAELQPELEALKNKLASTKKNDLQVHKPEIKQVLENEIAARYYYEKGRYEANFKYDKELALAVKTLQDKPQVLAILKGEGNYKVIGKPQLTLAAAKTTGTDGN; this comes from the coding sequence ATGAGCGTGAAAAATGTATACCGTAAAGCGGGTATGGTCACCGGCCTGGCCTTGTTGGCCATAGGTGTTGTCAGTTTCAAAGATGACCTTTTCCAGATATCCAAAAATCTGGATGTTTTTGCTTCTGTTTATAAAGAGGTAAACCTGAACTATGTGGACGATATCAATTCGGCCAAAATGGTCAAGACCGGCGTGGATGCCATGCTGAACGGTCTGGACCCATATACCGAGTTCGTTCCTGAATCTGAGATCGAGGATTACAAACTTCATTACATCAGCACCCAATACGGTGGTATAGGTACCAGCATCTTTTCACGCAATGGCAAAGTTTACGTATCAGAGGTATTTGAAGGTTACCCTGCTCAAAAGGCCGATGTACGCGCCGGCGACCAGATCGTGAAGATCAATGACATCGAGCTTACCAGCCGCAATAGCGAACAGGTTAGCCAGTTACTTAAAGGCAGCAAAGGCGCCGGCATTAAGCTGGTGCTCAAACGCGGTGAGGTAACCATGGAGAAGAGCCTCGTTCGTGACGAGATCAAACAGCCTAACGTATCCTACGCAGGCATGGTCGATGGCAACATGGGCTACATCAAACTCGACAAATTTTTAGAGAACTCGGCCGATGAAGTGACCAACGCCCTGGCCAGTATCAAAAAGAATAATCCAAGCGGCATCATCCTGGATCTGCGCTCTAACGGAGGTGGTATCTTACAGGAGGCCGTTAAGATCGTGAACCTTTTTGTACCTAAGGACATGGAAGTGGTGTCGCAAAAAGGAAAGATCAAAGAAAAGAATTTCACATACCGCACGGTAAGCAATGCCATGGAGCCGGATCTGCCGTTGGTGGTATTGGTGAATGGCCGCTCGGCATCAGCTTCAGAGATCGTGGCCGGTGCCCTGCAAGATCTTGACCGTGCCGTGGTGATCGGTCAGCGCAGTTACGGTAAGGGCCTGGTACAACAAACCTTTAGCTTACCTTATAGTAGCCTGGTCAAGATCACCATCGCTAAATATTTTATCCCGTCGGGCCGTTGCGTGCAAGCGCTTGACTATGCTCACCGTAAGGATGATGGAAGCGTGGTGAAGATCGCCGATTCATCTTTACATGAGTTCAAGACCCGTGCGGGCCGCTCGGTGTATGATGGCAGCGGCGTTTACCCCGATTTGACCATCAAACAGGAACGCTTCGCCGATGTGACGCAGACCTTGGTGGGCAAGTACCTGATCTTTGATTTCGCCAACAATTACCGCAACACGCATACTAAGATCAGCGCTCCCCGTAGCTTCACGCTTAACGACGAGGATTATGCGGAATTTGTAAAATATCTGTCGAGCAAGAATTACAGCTACAGTACTGCCAGCGAAAAGATCCTGACCGCGCTCAAAACAGAGGCTTCAAAGGACAAGCAATATGCTGAGCTACAGCCCGAACTAGAGGCATTGAAAAATAAACTGGCCAGCACCAAAAAGAACGACCTGCAGGTACATAAGCCCGAGATCAAACAAGTGCTGGAGAATGAGATAGCTGCCCGCTATTATTACGAAAAAGGCCGTTACGAGGCTAACTTTAAATACGACAAAGAACTGGCCCTTGCCGTAAAGACCTTGCAAGACAAGCCTCAGGTATTGGCGATATTGAAGGGCGAAGGCAACTATAAAGTGATCGGCAAACCGCAGCTTACCCTGGCAGCCGCCAAGACCACCGGCACCGACGGTAATTAA
- a CDS encoding porin family protein — MKKYILSIALLVITIAGAKAQASLGIKGGINLSKINRDDLTESTVTGYQVGLYGRIGNNLYLQPELYLGSRGGKFETNVAGGTSATATSKVTFTTLNVPLLVGTKIVNAGTINVRAMLGPVYSYNLDKNTSAANNASGAINDFGDYKNSTLGFQAGAGVDIGSINVDLRYEGGLTKINEKYGQRANLWALSVGFKIL; from the coding sequence ATGAAAAAGTACATTTTAAGCATTGCCCTGCTGGTGATCACTATTGCAGGCGCTAAAGCTCAGGCATCGCTCGGTATAAAAGGCGGGATCAACCTTTCTAAGATCAACCGTGATGACCTGACTGAATCTACCGTTACCGGTTATCAGGTAGGTCTATATGGCCGCATCGGTAACAACCTGTACCTGCAGCCCGAGCTTTACCTGGGCAGCCGCGGTGGCAAATTTGAGACCAATGTGGCCGGAGGTACCAGCGCTACGGCCACCAGTAAGGTTACCTTCACTACGCTTAACGTGCCGTTATTGGTAGGTACTAAGATCGTTAATGCCGGTACGATCAACGTACGTGCAATGCTTGGTCCGGTTTACTCTTACAACCTTGACAAGAACACCAGCGCCGCCAACAATGCATCAGGCGCTATCAATGATTTTGGCGATTATAAGAACAGCACCCTGGGCTTCCAGGCCGGTGCTGGCGTGGATATCGGCAGTATCAACGTTGACCTGCGCTACGAGGGTGGCCTAACCAAGATCAATGAAAAGTACGGACAACGTGCCAACCTTTGGGCATTGAGCGTAGGCTTCAAGATCCTGTAA
- the der gene encoding ribosome biogenesis GTPase Der, whose translation MSNIVAIVGRPNVGKSTLYNRLTESRKAIVDDFSGVTRDRHYGIAEWVGRSFNVIDTGGYVANSDDVFEAAIREQVQIAIDEATAILFVVDVTTGITDLDDEIAVMLRKGKKPVFVVVNKVDNTSLQSDATLFYSLGLGEIFNISSMTGSGTGELLDELVKTFDDEPAEENTLPKYAIVGRPNVGKSSIINALIGQDRNIVTPIAGTTRDSIHIHYNRYGHEFMLIDTAGLRKKTKVKENIEFYSVMRTIKALEEADVVVLMIDAVEGLESQDINIFHLAEKNKKGVLIVVNKWDLIEKNNKTIKVFEEQIHEKIAPFTDVPIIFTSVLEKQRLLKVLETADKVYANRSKKIPTSKLNDVMLPIIENYPPPSLKGKHVKIKYATQINGNAPMFAFFCNLPQYIKEPYRRFIENKLRENFDFEGVPIQIFFRQK comes from the coding sequence ATGAGTAATATAGTAGCCATTGTGGGCCGCCCTAACGTGGGCAAATCCACTTTATATAATCGCCTTACCGAAAGCCGGAAAGCCATAGTTGACGATTTTAGCGGTGTTACCCGTGATCGCCATTACGGTATAGCCGAGTGGGTAGGCCGCAGCTTCAACGTGATCGATACCGGCGGTTATGTAGCTAATTCTGATGACGTTTTTGAGGCCGCCATACGTGAGCAGGTACAGATCGCGATCGATGAGGCCACCGCCATACTGTTCGTGGTGGATGTGACCACCGGAATAACCGACCTGGACGATGAGATAGCCGTGATGCTGCGTAAAGGCAAAAAACCGGTATTCGTGGTAGTGAACAAGGTGGATAACACCTCGCTACAGTCTGACGCCACACTGTTCTACAGCCTTGGCCTGGGCGAGATATTTAACATCTCTTCTATGACCGGTTCAGGCACGGGCGAATTGCTGGACGAGTTGGTGAAGACCTTCGACGATGAACCGGCCGAAGAGAACACCTTGCCTAAATATGCCATCGTAGGTCGTCCTAACGTGGGTAAATCATCTATCATCAATGCGCTTATCGGTCAGGACCGCAATATCGTTACGCCTATCGCCGGCACCACGCGCGATTCGATCCACATTCATTATAACCGTTACGGTCATGAGTTCATGCTGATCGATACCGCCGGTCTGCGTAAAAAGACCAAGGTAAAAGAGAATATCGAGTTCTATTCGGTGATGCGTACCATTAAAGCTTTGGAAGAAGCTGATGTGGTGGTGTTGATGATCGATGCGGTTGAAGGACTGGAATCACAGGATATCAACATCTTCCACCTGGCCGAAAAGAACAAGAAAGGTGTATTGATCGTGGTGAACAAGTGGGACCTGATCGAGAAGAACAATAAGACCATTAAGGTATTTGAAGAGCAGATACACGAAAAGATCGCACCGTTCACCGATGTGCCGATCATCTTCACTTCTGTATTGGAGAAACAACGCTTGCTTAAGGTTTTGGAGACAGCCGATAAGGTTTACGCCAACCGCAGCAAAAAGATCCCAACGTCGAAGCTTAACGATGTGATGCTGCCGATCATCGAGAACTATCCTCCGCCATCGTTAAAAGGTAAGCACGTTAAGATCAAATACGCTACACAGATCAATGGTAACGCGCCAATGTTCGCGTTCTTCTGTAACCTGCCGCAATACATCAAAGAGCCTTACCGCCGCTTTATAGAGAACAAGCTGCGCGAGAACTTTGACTTTGAAGGTGTGCCGATCCAGATATTCTTCAGGCAAAAATAA
- the era gene encoding GTPase Era: MGHRAGFVSIIGKPNAGKSTLMNALVGEKMSIITPKAQTTRHRILGIVNTDDHQIVFSDTPGVIKPHYALQESMMHQVSGSIVDADLILLVTDINETHDENEVLEKLEGSLAPLAVLINKIDKSDEATVKQKIEYWEQKLKPKAIFAISALHEHNIKAIMDFVIDSLPEHPPYYEKDFLTDRNDRFFASEMIREQVFKQYKKEIPYSTEVIITEFKEAEDIYRISAEIIVERDSQKNILIGKNGDMLKIVGTYARRSMEEFFQRKIFLQMFVKVIGDWRSKKNYLKKFGYED; the protein is encoded by the coding sequence ATGGGTCACAGGGCGGGTTTTGTAAGCATTATTGGTAAACCTAACGCAGGTAAGTCTACCTTAATGAATGCCCTGGTGGGCGAAAAGATGTCGATCATTACGCCTAAGGCGCAAACCACAAGGCATCGTATACTGGGCATCGTGAATACTGACGACCATCAGATCGTGTTCTCTGACACGCCTGGCGTGATCAAACCGCATTACGCCCTGCAAGAAAGCATGATGCACCAGGTAAGCGGCTCGATCGTTGATGCCGACCTGATCCTGTTAGTGACCGATATTAACGAGACGCACGATGAGAACGAGGTGCTGGAGAAGTTGGAAGGTTCGTTAGCGCCACTGGCCGTGCTGATCAACAAGATCGATAAAAGCGACGAGGCCACCGTTAAACAAAAGATCGAGTACTGGGAGCAAAAGCTGAAGCCCAAAGCCATATTTGCTATATCGGCTCTACATGAGCACAACATCAAAGCCATTATGGACTTTGTGATCGATAGCCTGCCCGAGCATCCACCCTATTACGAAAAGGACTTCCTGACCGATCGTAACGACCGTTTCTTTGCTTCGGAGATGATCCGTGAGCAGGTATTCAAACAATATAAAAAAGAGATCCCATACAGCACTGAGGTCATCATCACCGAGTTCAAGGAGGCTGAGGACATCTACCGCATCAGTGCCGAGATCATTGTGGAGCGCGATTCGCAAAAGAACATCCTGATCGGAAAGAACGGTGATATGCTCAAGATCGTGGGCACTTATGCCCGCCGCAGCATGGAGGAGTTCTTTCAGCGCAAGATCTTCTTACAAATGTTCGTTAAAGTGATCGGCGACTGGCGCAGCAAGAAAAATTATCTTAAAAAATTCGGGTACGAAGATTGA
- a CDS encoding ATP-binding protein, which translates to MIHPDRDLFYSSNEFQNFFQRSLRSLVLKTDAPRFTIMAVSDTYLDLVHKQREEVLGLGLFEAFPGSEGDPSEAGSVMEALLEVIHTQRTVIQPIFKYEIYVPETDAYETHYWHNQHEAILDQASGRVAYIINTTTNITERIRLEQEVKKGRERELSLMGQLAARNRDLTAINDALYTTNTELKASNADIRRLNIELRSYGERLKQINQTLSESEERFRSMAEGSGVLIGVGDTTGEAIYFNQAWSRLTGKPIEELLGTGWSSLIHPDDKDDYLDLYMTSVKNKLPYTGEYRILSASGEYRWLLAFASPRFEPDGSFAGFIGSFVDITERKRDEQRKVDFISMVSHELKTPITSLNGFLQVLRTRAAKAEDTLAVGFLDKCIKQVRKVTDIINGFLNVSRLESGKVHIDKQPFDMAELVKEAEEESLAAITTHRVVFAPVEHTPVMADKNKIAQVVTNLINNAVKYSPQGSVINVACVTANDVALVSVKDEGMGVAPNDIKKLFDRYYRVESHATRSIAGFGIGLYFCKEIIERHEGTIAVKSELGKGSTFYFTIPVLSSINNGDKAAIQGEQEN; encoded by the coding sequence GTGATACATCCAGACCGCGATCTGTTCTACAGCAGCAATGAATTTCAAAACTTTTTTCAGCGTTCGCTACGCTCATTGGTGCTCAAAACTGATGCACCGCGGTTCACGATCATGGCAGTAAGCGACACGTATCTCGATCTTGTTCATAAGCAGCGGGAGGAGGTTTTGGGCTTAGGGCTTTTTGAGGCGTTCCCCGGCAGTGAAGGTGACCCTTCGGAGGCTGGCAGTGTAATGGAAGCATTGTTGGAAGTGATCCACACCCAAAGAACCGTTATTCAGCCTATCTTCAAATATGAGATCTACGTGCCCGAAACGGATGCTTATGAAACGCATTACTGGCATAATCAGCATGAAGCGATCCTAGACCAGGCCTCAGGGCGGGTAGCTTACATCATCAACACCACCACGAATATCACCGAGCGCATCAGGTTAGAGCAGGAAGTGAAAAAGGGTCGTGAGCGTGAGTTAAGTCTGATGGGGCAGCTCGCAGCACGTAACCGAGATCTTACTGCGATAAATGATGCATTATATACGACAAACACCGAGCTGAAGGCCTCCAATGCTGATATCAGGCGGCTGAACATCGAATTACGGAGTTATGGTGAGCGGCTGAAGCAGATCAATCAAACCCTGTCAGAAAGCGAAGAACGATTCAGGAGCATGGCCGAAGGGTCAGGTGTGCTGATAGGGGTGGGCGATACGACAGGAGAGGCGATATATTTTAATCAGGCTTGGTCACGGCTTACCGGCAAGCCTATCGAGGAGCTACTGGGTACTGGTTGGTCTTCGCTTATCCACCCTGACGACAAAGACGACTACCTTGACCTCTACATGACCTCCGTCAAAAATAAGCTTCCTTACACGGGCGAATACAGGATCCTTAGTGCAAGCGGCGAGTACAGGTGGTTACTGGCCTTCGCCTCGCCACGCTTTGAGCCGGATGGCTCTTTCGCAGGCTTTATAGGTTCGTTCGTTGATATTACTGAGCGTAAGAGGGACGAACAGCGTAAGGTAGATTTTATCAGTATGGTCAGTCATGAGTTAAAAACGCCTATTACCTCTTTGAACGGTTTTTTGCAAGTGCTCAGAACAAGAGCCGCGAAGGCAGAGGATACTTTGGCCGTTGGCTTTTTAGATAAATGTATAAAGCAGGTACGCAAGGTGACCGATATCATCAATGGTTTCCTCAATGTATCCCGTTTGGAGTCGGGCAAGGTTCATATTGATAAACAGCCGTTCGATATGGCCGAATTGGTAAAAGAGGCAGAAGAGGAAAGTTTAGCGGCCATCACCACCCATCGGGTGGTATTCGCACCGGTAGAACATACTCCCGTTATGGCCGACAAAAATAAGATCGCGCAGGTGGTGACCAATCTGATCAATAATGCCGTTAAATATTCACCACAGGGGAGCGTAATTAATGTAGCCTGCGTAACTGCCAATGATGTGGCCCTGGTGAGTGTTAAAGACGAAGGAATGGGTGTCGCTCCTAATGACATTAAAAAGTTGTTCGATCGTTATTACCGGGTAGAGAGCCATGCCACCAGGTCCATAGCAGGTTTTGGTATCGGTCTATATTTTTGTAAGGAGATCATTGAACGCCACGAGGGTACCATAGCAGTTAAAAGTGAGTTAGGCAAAGGTTCAACTTTTTATTTTACGATCCCCGTGTTAAGCAGCATCAATAATGGTGACAAAGCGGCTATTCAAGGCGAACAAGAAAACTGA